A section of the Pleuronectes platessa chromosome 7, fPlePla1.1, whole genome shotgun sequence genome encodes:
- the syt8 gene encoding synaptotagmin VIII isoform X2, with the protein MFSSRKPRLNSTHHNVSATTVHPINIVSTTYTNTNTTLDPIAVAVSNFFYDFLDKIPLPHWAIYTIFASGALLILLCCLCICIKCCCKGKKKKKQKKDEKINMLGVNGTSTTALVQPDVADVDYGSTKKHRGKLLYSLEYKAALSELTVGIKQADSLKAMDVGGSSDPYIKVYICPDKSITCETKVFRNTLNPIFNEQFRFQISKSSLLKSTAVMKVFDFNRFTKHNIIGELRVELCNVDWNHVIEEWQDLDEPAKFEEEELGEICFSLRYVPTAGKLNVVILEAQNLKSMDPGGFSDPYVKVQLALDKRKWKKKKTSVRKKTLNPYYNESFTFDVAFEQIKRVNLVISLWDHDAVSRNDAMGKIFLGCDATGNQLRHWADMLSNPRRPVAQWHSLLSAKQVNSTLNLKKKIPLRDKLPL; encoded by the exons ATGTTTTCCAGCCGAAAACCAAGACTCAACTCAACTCACCATAATGTATCAGCCACGACAGTTCACCCCATCAACATCGTGTCCACCACctacactaacactaacaccaCCCTCGATCCGATTGCTGTCGCTGTTAGCAACTTCTTCTATGACTTTCTGGACAAGATTCCCT TGCCTCATTGGGCGATCTACACCATCTTTGCGAGCGGCGCTCTGCTGATTCTGCTCTGCTGTCTGTGCATCTGCATAAAGTGCTGCTGCAAaggcaagaagaagaaaaaacagaagaaggaTGAGAAGATCAACATGTTGGGGGTGAATGGGACCTCCACCACAGCTCTG GTTCAGCCAGATGTGGCAGATGTGGACTACGGCTCTACGAAAAAGCACAGAGGGAAGCTGCTCTACTCTCTAGAGTACAAAGCCGCTCTGTCTGAG CTCACAGTTGGGATTAAACAAGCTGACAGCTTGAAGGCCATGGACGTGGGAGGAAGCTCGGACCCGTACATCAAAGTCTACATCTGCCCCGACAAATCCATAACCTGTGAGACCAAAGTGTTCAGAAACACGCTGAACCCCATCTTCAACGAACAGTTCCGCTTCCAG ATATCCAAGTCCTCCCTCCTGAAGTCGACTGCGGTGATGAAGGTGTTCGACTTCAATAGATTCACCAAACACAACATCATTGGTGAGCTCAGGGTGGAGCTCTGCAATGTCGACTGGAACCACGTCATCGAGGAGTGGCAGGATCTCGATGAACCGGCCAAGTTTGAG gaggaagagttgGGAGAGATCTGCTTCTCTCTGCGTTACGTTCCCACTGCTGGCAAACTGAATGTGGTGATCCTGGAGGCCCAAAACCTGAAGAGCATGGACCCTGGAGGATTCTCAG ACCCGTATGTAAAGGTGCAGCTGGCTCTGGACAAGAGGAagtggaagaaaaagaagacgtcCGTTAGAAAGAAGACGCTGAACCCGTATTATAACGAATCCTTCACCTTCGACGTGGCATTTGAACAAATCAAG AGGGTGAACCTGGTTATCTCTTTGTGGGACCACGATGCCGTGTCCCGAAATGATGCCATGGGGAAGATATTCCTGGGCTGCGACGCCACAGGGAACCAGCTGAGACACTGGGCCGACATGTTGTCCAACCCGCGGCGGCCGGTCGCTCAGTGGCACAGCCTGCTGTCGGCCAAGCAGGTCAACTCTACGCTGAACCTGAAAAAGAAGATCCCCCTCCGTGACAAACTGCCCCTCTGA
- the syt8 gene encoding synaptotagmin VIII isoform X1 gives MFSSRKPRLNSTHHNVSATTVHPINIVSTTYTNTNTTLDPIAVAVSNFFYDFLDKIPLPHWAIYTIFASGALLILLCCLCICIKCCCKGKKKKKQKKDEKINMLGVNGTSTTALEATYGEEAVESHSTLVNSIQTQSREQLVQPDVADVDYGSTKKHRGKLLYSLEYKAALSELTVGIKQADSLKAMDVGGSSDPYIKVYICPDKSITCETKVFRNTLNPIFNEQFRFQISKSSLLKSTAVMKVFDFNRFTKHNIIGELRVELCNVDWNHVIEEWQDLDEPAKFEEEELGEICFSLRYVPTAGKLNVVILEAQNLKSMDPGGFSDPYVKVQLALDKRKWKKKKTSVRKKTLNPYYNESFTFDVAFEQIKRVNLVISLWDHDAVSRNDAMGKIFLGCDATGNQLRHWADMLSNPRRPVAQWHSLLSAKQVNSTLNLKKKIPLRDKLPL, from the exons ATGTTTTCCAGCCGAAAACCAAGACTCAACTCAACTCACCATAATGTATCAGCCACGACAGTTCACCCCATCAACATCGTGTCCACCACctacactaacactaacaccaCCCTCGATCCGATTGCTGTCGCTGTTAGCAACTTCTTCTATGACTTTCTGGACAAGATTCCCT TGCCTCATTGGGCGATCTACACCATCTTTGCGAGCGGCGCTCTGCTGATTCTGCTCTGCTGTCTGTGCATCTGCATAAAGTGCTGCTGCAAaggcaagaagaagaaaaaacagaagaaggaTGAGAAGATCAACATGTTGGGGGTGAATGGGACCTCCACCACAGCTCTG GAAGCTACTTATGGAGAAGAAGCTGTAGAAAGCCACAGCACGCTAGTAAACAGCATACAGACACAGTCAAGAGAGCAGCTG GTTCAGCCAGATGTGGCAGATGTGGACTACGGCTCTACGAAAAAGCACAGAGGGAAGCTGCTCTACTCTCTAGAGTACAAAGCCGCTCTGTCTGAG CTCACAGTTGGGATTAAACAAGCTGACAGCTTGAAGGCCATGGACGTGGGAGGAAGCTCGGACCCGTACATCAAAGTCTACATCTGCCCCGACAAATCCATAACCTGTGAGACCAAAGTGTTCAGAAACACGCTGAACCCCATCTTCAACGAACAGTTCCGCTTCCAG ATATCCAAGTCCTCCCTCCTGAAGTCGACTGCGGTGATGAAGGTGTTCGACTTCAATAGATTCACCAAACACAACATCATTGGTGAGCTCAGGGTGGAGCTCTGCAATGTCGACTGGAACCACGTCATCGAGGAGTGGCAGGATCTCGATGAACCGGCCAAGTTTGAG gaggaagagttgGGAGAGATCTGCTTCTCTCTGCGTTACGTTCCCACTGCTGGCAAACTGAATGTGGTGATCCTGGAGGCCCAAAACCTGAAGAGCATGGACCCTGGAGGATTCTCAG ACCCGTATGTAAAGGTGCAGCTGGCTCTGGACAAGAGGAagtggaagaaaaagaagacgtcCGTTAGAAAGAAGACGCTGAACCCGTATTATAACGAATCCTTCACCTTCGACGTGGCATTTGAACAAATCAAG AGGGTGAACCTGGTTATCTCTTTGTGGGACCACGATGCCGTGTCCCGAAATGATGCCATGGGGAAGATATTCCTGGGCTGCGACGCCACAGGGAACCAGCTGAGACACTGGGCCGACATGTTGTCCAACCCGCGGCGGCCGGTCGCTCAGTGGCACAGCCTGCTGTCGGCCAAGCAGGTCAACTCTACGCTGAACCTGAAAAAGAAGATCCCCCTCCGTGACAAACTGCCCCTCTGA